ATTTGTGCTAAaactaatttcaaataaaaaatttcaagataTTCCATataaatttaggagaaaaataatGCTAGTAAAAAACATGTGTTATACTCTTACTCCTTGGACAGGCCTATCAAACTTTTACTCTTCGAAACCACCCATTGAAGCGAGCCTATTAAGATAACTCCTCGCGTACTAAATCATGTGAAACTCGAACGAATTTTTGAACTAACTCTCTAAATAAGTCCTATTAGAATAACTCCTCAGATTAAGTCACGTAGAGCTCATTCTATAACTGTCATTTATGATATCAGTTGTCACGTTTCATTTGAAGTGATTGGCAGCATGCCCAATCGTCACCCTAATAACCTTACCTAAGCCTCTTGAAATAAAGTAATTGACCAATTTACCTTCAAATTGATTATAGGAAAGGGACGTGACACATCGGAATCATgcccaaaatatttaaattttggatCTCCTACTTGAAGGgggtctctctctctctatatatatattatttcatcaTTGATCATTCTTTATTTTTCAGTAAAATTGATTTATGTTTCTAATTACCTCATAGGTGGTTCTCTATACACTatctttatctaattttttattgataCTCTATTaacattgtatttttttttttcaactcaatatttgaatgaaatttaaattattttaattttgattattgttaagtaatttattgtaaaattttaaatcttatatCTCATTCATTTAACTACATGCATGTTAAAGATTAAAGCCTTGTTTAAAGTAGATGCTAAGCATATGATCTGAGTGtaatagaatataaaaattattcaaatttaaattaacttttattagaaaaattaccactaaattttattttaattgtaggATAATTTGATCTGATCCTTGAAACCTTTCAAATACATTCACCCTTTAAAAACTAACATatctattattaaatgaatcaattatgtattattaaaaaaatcaaataatgtcaaattaagataaagttaatatttactatttggaaaatattatttattgtctaataaagttattattttttaaaagtttttatggttttataAGTGAAATCTATTATTTAGAATTAAACTACAATTATTTTTCAATAcacttttatatattaaatgttaACTTTACTACAATTTAgacttgtttaattttttaataatattgagactaaattgatctatttaataagATAAAGATTAATATAATTCAATCCCTGCAATAAAGGTACCTccttgttagaattgtgtgacccaaattctaagagattgcttgcaagtcaagttaaacaaaaatatattttctttctagaagatttagtatttattagtataatatatttagcatttattagtatagtttatttgacttactaatttagcctataaataggctcctttataatcttagaattaagagacacccattagattagaactcataacacattcagagaattttgtgtttacgtttgagggttctttgtttttcgggttttcggggtttagtttttatctccatcttttgtactcttcattcttttgccattatagtaaatttatttttgcccgtggttttttatcctcttttgaggggtttttccacgttaaatttgtgtgttcatcttctcaatttcttctactatttttacttgttcgttgcttaatcgggacgatcctaacactCCTAAATACTTTTACccattttaaagtatttttaatcaAAGGTGATCTGTCAATTATTAAGTTTGTCTGTCAATTTGTAAGTTTATCTCATTTTTTCTTAAGATACTCATGTATTGTATTCTTACTAGTTGATATATTTTTCGGGGAAATAAAAAGCAAATTTTTGGAATTAGATTGATGCTTGAACCAATCACACCACTAGTTTTCAGTTAGTCCAACTAGTTTATTTAATGCtaagtaaataatttattaaaaaatttataaaataaaaaatatatattgaaatttatataATCCACTTCAATTGATTCAAGTATAGGTTCAATCGGTCCAGtattaattcataaaataatttattttttgcttCTCTTCAAAATAAtactttaatcaaatttttatttaatccgtcaattaaattctaaaaacagtcatttaaaaatgaataaaaaaatttaaaggtgaatttaaaaatagaaagcCAATTTACAAATAAACTATTTAGATTATTAACTTTTTTAccaaataaaattagtaaaatttaattttattcacaGGTTGGACCGGTGGATATGATCAATGCCCTTGGAatattccttccttcattttgatttctatttttggagtttaggggaaaaaaaacaattatatgcTGAAAATAAGGTTGGTTTGATCAAATACAGATTGAAAGTAACTTTggattaataaaaattatgtattgatctaaaataaaaagatgttaagtttgcaCATGGAGATAAGCTGTTTTTGAAAGTGTTCTCCTAAGAAAAATATTGagattcaacaaaaaaaaaaagttgaactcGATATACATTGTACCTTATGAGGTTCTAAATCGAGTTGGACTCATAGCATATTGGTTGGCTCTTCCACTTGAACTAGATAAGATacacaacatttttcatgttccAATGCTATGGAGATATCATTCTAATCTTTCATATATCATACAAGAAATAACCTGTAATAAAAATTTACTTGAGAAACGAAGGAATTCAAAACAAGTGAGTTCCTTTGGTCAAAGAATTGTGGTGTAGTTATGATGCTGAGGAGGCTACCTAAGAGCCTAAGGAAACAATATGGCCGCAATATCCTCGTAtattttcaggtaaatttcgcaAGAAAATTTCATGAGGAAGAGAGAAATGTaacaatccaatttttataagTGTTTGAAAACCTAATTCAAGGCTGAATTTTCTTAACTAAATTGTTTAAGATTTTAAATTGAGAAATTAGTAAGATGAGTACAAAGTTAGAAAGTAGAATAATTGAATagtttaattaaatcaattaaattatggCATATACCTTTTGTTATATGTTttaacttgtatatatatttttataatttgaaaagaGAATGAAATTATTTGAGATCGAATTCAATACTTTATATGTCAcaacataatatttttactattaagcTAATAAATTGTTCGCAACTTATACGTATTTATTAAAAACACCAATAAAAACTTTTTCATGCGTTTTGTTTTCTCAACACTCTTTCATATAAAAAGATGAAACCTTTCTATCACTAGTGGGGTAAATcggtgaaaaaaaaaatcaaaattcatgataATTTCAATCTTTGATCCTTGAAAgatgttattttaaattttttttcaaatagtacatttaaataattatacCTAAAATCAATAATTATAAGCATTATTGAATTGATGACTTGAATATATATTGATCACCTTatcataataaatttatatagaaATCACACATGGTgtgatataaattataataaatataaattaagaaCCCACATATTATTTACATTGAATGAAGCTCGAACTTGGAATTTTAGAATTGTTAAGGTCTTAACATTGTTATTGAGCTAAGGCTTCCTTTTAACTCTAAGTTTATTTATATGAAAAACGTTATtaatgataattatattttatttttatcttttctcatttatttttttaaattttcatgcaaacatacaataaatatttaaatttaaattgaattatatattaattttgaaataaattcatttctttcttttatattattaacattttcatctatttattttggtaattaaaattcaaataaaaataaattaatggtttCATTTCAACGTTAATATACAACTGGATTGAATATAAATTTACAAATACTTAATTCCAGTTGAAgtcaaatataaatttaaagtaattaaaattgtGAACTTAATTTCCACACATCTTCATGTTGTTTTTTAGTTTAATCTAGTATAACATATtgatattcataaaaataaaataaaagagagtaTGTTAAGCAACATTAACATTAGAGCAATGTTGTGTTAGGATTATTACAGGATTAAGCATAATCAAATCATGTGGTATTGTGCGTAGCTAATTTAATATGCTTTTGCTTGATCTTCGCTTTACAGTTTATGGCCTACCCTTAATGCAGGTTTACTTTGATGAGAATTATGGCGTTTCCTCACGACTCCATAATGCACTTTCCATTTTTGATTAACTAAGATTTTAATTTAAGCCGACGTGCTTCAACTTTAGAGTGAAGGTCAACCTTACACAGTAATTTTAAactgtgatttttttaaaaaaattgcgaATATATTATCATACGTGGAAAATACTTTTATGGGTTCGACAAAATTCGCGGCTGAAGGCTGAAAGccgccaaaagaaaaaaaaaacacacccACAAAGCCAGCTCGACTGGCGGCATGGGATAGGACACggaattcaaattcaattcatttcACAACGTTTGATCTTTTGACGTCTCAAAACGCACCGTTCCAAGCTGGTTGAGTCCTCCGATGTTACTCGTTATTAGTCCTAAAAATTTCCACCATTCCTCAAATCAGATATAAGATTCCCCATGTTTTTATTATTCCTTAAACAAACCAACAATTATTGCACTAATCCCAACGACGTGATTACCAGTTTGCCCTCCACATCCctttcattaaaaaaaaccctCTTCAATTTAGGCGCccacaagaaaaagaaaacaacccGGAAAAAAAATATTCCTCTCTTTCTAACCTTCGGAAGCTCACCAATTTCTGCAAAAATGGCGACGATGGTGCCTGACAACCTAAGCCGTGACCAGTACGTTTATTTAGCCAAGTTAGCGGAACAAGCCGAACGCTACGAGGAGATGGTTCAATTCATGCAAAAGCTCGTCCTCGGCTCTACTCCTGCTTCCGAGCTCACCGTCGAGGAACGGAACCTTCTCTCGGTCGCTTACAAAAACGTAATCGGATCTCTACGCGCCGCGTGGAGGATCGTTTCTTCTATCGAGCAGAAAGAAGAAGGTCGGAAGAACGAGGAACATGTGGTGCTCGTCAAGGAGTATAGATCGAAGGTTGAATCCGAGTTGTCGGATGTTTGCGCTAGTATCTTGACTTTGTTGGACTCGAATCTGATCCCATCTGCTGCTGCGAGTGAGTCGAAGGTTTTCTATTTGAAGATGAAAGGGGATTATCATCGGTATTTAGCAGAGTTTAAGGTTGGTGATGAGAGGAAAGCTGCTGCTGAGGATACTATGCTGTCTTACAAGGCTGCTCAGGTAACTTTTTTTAACTTAGAGCCAAGCTTTGACTAAGTAATTGAATATTAAGAGTAGAATTTTTTATGTTGACTTGGAATTATGATTTTAGGGTTAAGTTTTTGGATTTGAGAATTCTGTATaatttgaagttgaaaattttggatCCTGTGTTGAATTAATTGAAGGATATCGCACTGACGGATCTAGCACCAACGCACCCGATCAGGCTGGGACTTGCGCTAAATTACTCGGTGTTCTACTATGAGATTCTGAATCAGTCCGATAAGGCTTGTAGCATGGCTAAACAGGTGCTCTTCATTTTCTACTCATGAACATGAATTGTTTAAAGCCTTTGCAAGTGAATCTGCTTTAAGCTCCAAACTACTCTTCACCTTGCTTGAGTTGATGCTTAAACCAATCAAAAATGAAACATAATGTGACTTTTGGTCGATGATCTTGGCTGTTTCTTTATGGAGGAATATATTATTATTAGCTTAATTAATCTAATTAGTTTTGTAGTTTGACGTTGGAAAGTTTGGTCTTCTTTGTGAGGCTATTAAACTCAGTTTTATACCATGTCCAGTGCTCCTTATTTTATGacttttatccttaattttgtcccTTAAAGTTTACTAGGGTCAAAAAACGAGGTTGATTTGACTTCTTGTGTTGGTGACTTCATCTAGATGACTTTGTTAAGAGCCGATTGGACAAGACTTTGAATCAGTTTTGGTTTTAACCAGCATTAGCGCAATTAAAGTgacaaatgattttattttatatttttgcaaaTATATAGCTCTGTTTGTTATGTGCTTGATTCTAGTAATTCTAGTACCTTAAATTTACTTCTTAGTTTTAAGTTGGTGAGGTCAGGATTGTCTAGAAATTAATATCAATCCTCTTATTAGCAAAATAGTTATATACTATATGTGTACATGTAGATATGCTAAACCAAATCCTTATTGAGCATAGCACACTAGAGTTTAAGTAGCAAATACATTATTTTCAAACATTACATAGATGCATGTTAGGAGATGAATTTTTATTTGGATGTTTTTCCTATTGTCTTCCTTGTTTGTTTTCATGGGGAGAAAATAAATGGAACGCGGCCAACCTCTGAACTTACTGCAACTTTCTGACCTGTTTGGGGGACTTTCTTAGTTGGATGCTTTAAATAAATGCTATCTCTTTTTTGgcattttgacttatttttctgAAACATTCTTTGCCGTCTATGTATAAAATTATGTTGCTGAGTAGTTGATGGTTTTAGTAAGAATAAAAGATGAATTAATGGTTGGATATTCATTAAATATTccatgtttttttataaaaaggcGTTTGAGGAAGCCATTGCTGAGCTTGACACGCTGGGAGAAGAGTCTTACAAGGACAGCACTCTCATTATGCAACTCCTAAGGGATAACCTTACTCTCTGGACTTCGGATGTTCAGGTCATTGCCCTATCTCTCTCACATAGACACACGTACAGGCACTTGAAGACCATGTTTATAGGGACTTTGATATATTGATGTGACCAGTGCCTAACTGTATGTGATGTTGGTTGTGATGCAGGACCAGTTAGACGAGCCATAGAAGGTGGTGTTACCCGTGTTGGTCCTAGTCTTCTTCCGGAGGAGGTGGGCTTTGAATGTCATTTGCTTATGTTGATTAAAGTGTGTAATTTAAAATCGGAAGTAATCCATGGCATGATGCT
The sequence above is drawn from the Gossypium hirsutum isolate 1008001.06 chromosome A05, Gossypium_hirsutum_v2.1, whole genome shotgun sequence genome and encodes:
- the LOC107957808 gene encoding 14-3-3-like protein B; protein product: MFLLFLKQTNNYCTNPNDVITSLPSTSLSLKKTLFNLGAHKKKKTTRKKNIPLFLTFGSSPISAKMATMVPDNLSRDQYVYLAKLAEQAERYEEMVQFMQKLVLGSTPASELTVEERNLLSVAYKNVIGSLRAAWRIVSSIEQKEEGRKNEEHVVLVKEYRSKVESELSDVCASILTLLDSNLIPSAAASESKVFYLKMKGDYHRYLAEFKVGDERKAAAEDTMLSYKAAQDIALTDLAPTHPIRLGLALNYSVFYYEILNQSDKACSMAKQAFEEAIAELDTLGEESYKDSTLIMQLLRDNLTLWTSDVQDQLDEP